One part of the Musa acuminata AAA Group cultivar baxijiao chromosome BXJ1-5, Cavendish_Baxijiao_AAA, whole genome shotgun sequence genome encodes these proteins:
- the LOC103974320 gene encoding ABC transporter G family member 1 gives MASQSSVPRWTPSPSPTRPLRLRATAAVGDDIEMHGIDSPGDDEASFPFGYVPTTPPPLSPSPRQDDQLATEEVGGERRGGARKVGSNGRREQQGVFLTWEDLWVSAPDRKGGRVSILSAITGCARPGEVLSIMGPSGCGKSTLLDALAGRLGSGVSQKGDILINGQRQKLAFGSSAYVTQDDVLMTTLTVREAVYYSAQLQLPDSMSRSEKRERAEATIREMGLEGTMNTRIGGWASKGISGGQKRRVSICIELLTRPQLLFLDEPTSGLDSAASYHVMDRITRLARREGMTVVAAIHQPSSEVFELFHGLCLLAYGRTVFFGAASMANEFFASNGFPCPPLRNPSDHYLRTINKDFDKDIEEDYQSNPRSTAEAIEILVKSYRSSVSSQQVTTQIADIRGMGGALVKKRNPASFITQSLVLTRRSFVNMYRDLGYYWLRFAIYIALCLCVGTIFHDVGHGYGSIQARGSMLMFIASFLTFMAIGGFPSFVEDMKIFGRERLNGHYGVSAFTIANTLSATPYLALVSVVPGAIAYYLVGLQKSIDHFVYFSLVLFMCMMLVEGLMMIVASIVPDFLMGIITGAGIQGVMMLNGGFFRLPNDLPKPVWRYPMYYIAFHKYANQGFYKNEFLGLIFPNNQAGGPPTITGDEILRETWQVEMGHSKWVDLAILFGMVILYRLMFLGIVKTVEKLKPIFKSLMVKAPEKSKHVMEQSSFETMA, from the exons ATGGCTTCCCAATCGAGTGTGCCGAGATGGACTCCGAGTCCGAGCCCGACCCGGCCGCTCCGCCTTCGAGCCACGGCGGCGGTTGGCGACGACATCGAGATGCATGGCATCGACTCCCCTGGCGACGATGAGGCGTCCTTCCCGTTCGGTTATGTTCCCACTACCCCGCCGCCGCTGAGCCCAAGTCCTCGTCAGGATGACCAACTCGCGACGGAGGAGGTAGGCGGTGAAAGGCGCGGTGGCGCCCGTAAGGTCGGCAGTAACGGGAGAAGGGAGCAGCAAGGCGTTTTCCTCACCTGGGAGGATCTCTGGGTCTCGGCGCCCGACCGCAAAGGTGGGCGCGTCTCCATACTCTCTGCCATCACTGGCTGCGCTCGGCCTGGCGAGGTGTTGTCCATCATGGGACCCTCTGGTTGTGGCAAATCTACACTTCTTGATGCATTAGCAG GAAGGCTGGGATCTGGTGTGAGTCAGAAAGGAGACATCCTGATCAATGGCCAAAGGCAGAAGCTCGCCTTTGGATCCTCG GCTTATGTAACTCAAGATGATGTACTCATGACAACGCTGACGGTGAGGGAGGCCGTGTACTACTCAGCGCAGCTGCAGCTGCCGGATTCCATGTCGAGgtcggagaagagagagagggccGAGGCCACGATACGGGAGATGGGGCTGGAAGGAACCATGAACACCAGAATCGGAGGGTGGGCTTCCAAGGGCATCAGTGGCGGGCAGAAGCGGAGGGTGAGCATCTGCATCGAGCTGTTGACGCGGCCTCAGCTGCTGTTCCTCGACGAGCCCACCAGCGGTCTCGACAGCGCCGCGTCCTACCACGTCATGGACCGCATCACCAGGCTGGCTCGACGGGAAGGGATGACCGTCGTGGCGGCCATTCACCAGCCCAGCAGCGAGGTGTTCGAGCTCTTCCACGGCCTTTGCCTCCTGGCTTATGGCAGGACAGTATTCTTTGGCGCTGCGTCCATGGCTAATGAG TTCTTTGCTTCGAATGGATTCCCCTGTCCTCCTCTAAGAAATCCTTCCGACCACTATCTCAGGACCATCAACAAAGACTTTGACAAG GATATCGAAGAAGATTACCAGTCCAATCCAAGAAGCACTGCAGAAGCAATCGAGATCCTCGTAAAGTCTTACAGATCCTCAGTTAGCTCACAGCAAGTAACAACGCAAATAGCAGATATCCGCGGCATG GGAGGAGCTCTGGTCAAGAAGAGGAACCCGGCAAGCTTCATAACTCAGTCGCTTGTCCTCACGAGAAGATCCTTCGTGAACATGTACAGGGACTTGGGCTACTACTGGTTGAGATTTGCCATCTACATCGCCCTTTGCCTCTGTGTGGGCACCATTTTTCATGATGTTGGCCACGGTTATGGTTCGATTCAG GCAAGAGGATCCATGCTCATGTTCATAGCTTCATTCCTAACTTTCATGGCAATTGGAGGCTTCCCTTCGTTTGTAGAGGACATGAAG ATATTTGGAAGAGAAAGATTAAATGGACATTATGGAGTGTCTGCATTCACGATCGCCAACACACTCTCTGCAACTCCATACTTGGCTCTCGTCTCTGTGGTACCAGGAGCCATTGCCTACTACTTGGTTGGACTTCAGAAGTCGATCGACCACTTCGTCTACTTCTCTCTAGTGCTGTTCATGTGCATGATGCTTGTGGAGGGGTTGATGATGATCGTAGCCAGCATCGTCCCAGACTTCCTCATGGGCATCATCACTGGAGCAGGGATCCAAGGAGTGATGATGCTAAATGGAGGCTTCTTTAGGTTGCCCAATGACTTACCCAAGCCAGTGTGGAGGTACCCAATGTACTACATTGCATTCCACAAGTATGCCAACCAAGGATTCTACAAGAATGAGTTCCTGGGGTTGATCTTTCCCAATAACCAAGCTGGGGGGCCTCCCACCATCACTGGGGATGAGATCTTGAGGGAGACATGGCAAGTTGAGATGGGCCACTCCAAGTGGGTCGATCTTGCCATCTTGTTTGGGATGGTCATACTCTACAGGCTCATGTTCCTGGGAATTGTGAAGACTGTGGAGAAGTTGAAGCCCATCTTCAAGTCTCTAATGGTCAAAGCTCCTGAGAAATCCAAGCATGTCATGGAACAGTCGTCCTTTGAAACCATGGCTTGA
- the LOC135674186 gene encoding ABC transporter G family member 1-like → MASPSSVPRWTPSPSPSPSRPLRPRATAAVGDDIGMHGVISPRAVGEAIFPFGDVLTSPPPLNGGPRRDDEHGAEEVGNGDLAGRKVAGNSGSNQQGVFLTWEDLWVSAMDRKGGRVSILSAVTGYARPGEVLAIMGPSGCGKSTLLDALAGRLGSAVSQKGDILINGQRQKLAFGASAYVTQDDVLMTTLTVREVVYYSAQLQLPDSMSRSEKRERAEATIREMGLERAMDTRIGGWSSKGISGGQKRRVSICIELLTRPQLLFLDEPTSGLDSAASYHVMDRITRLARREGMTVVAAIHQPSSEVFELFHGLCLLAYGRTVFFGPASLTNEFFASNGFPCPSLRNPSDHYLRTINKDFEQDIEEDLESKPRSTSEAIDILVKSYRSSATWQQVAQQIAEIRDMGGDVVKKRNQASFMTQSLVLTGRSFVNMYRDLGYYWLRFAIYIALCLCVGTIYHDVGHSFGSIQARGSMLMFTAAFLTFMAIGGFPSFVEDMKIFGRERLNGHYGVTAFTIANTLSATPYLALISVIPGAIAYYLVGLQRSIDHFIYFALVLFMCMMLVEGLMMIVASIVPDFLMGIITGAGIQGVMMLNGGFFRLPNDLPKPVWRYPMYYIAFHKYANQGFYKNEFLGLIFPNNQAGGPPTITGDEILRETWQVEMGYSKWIDLAILFGMVILYRLMFLGIVKTVEKLKPIFKSLMARVPQKSLS, encoded by the exons ATGGCTTCCCCGTCGAGTGTGCCGAGGTGGACTCCGAGTCCGAGTCCGAGCCCGAGCCGGCCGCTCCGCCCGCGAGCCACGGCAGCGGTTGGCGACGACATCGGGATGCATGGCGTCATCAGCCCCAGGGCCGTCGGTGAGGCTATCTTCCCGTTCGGTGATGTTCTCACTTCCCCACCGCCGCTGAACGGAGGTCCTCGTCGCGACGACGAGCACGGAGCGGAGGAGGTAGGAAATGGAGACCTCGCCGGTCGTAAGGTCGCCGGCAATTCTGGAAGCAACCAGCAAGGCGTTTTCCTCACCTGGGAGGATCTCTGGGTCTCGGCGATGGACCGCAAAGGTGGGCGCGTCTCCATCCTCTCTGCCGTCACCGGCTACGCTCGGCCTGGCGAGGTCTTGGCTATTATGGGACCTTCCGGTTGTGGCAAATCCACACTTCTTGATGCATTAGCAG GAAGACTAGGATCTGCTGTGAGTCAGAAAGGAGACATACTGATCAATGGCCAAAGGCAGAAGCTCGCCTTTGGGGCCTCG GCTTATGTAACTCAAGATGATGTTCTCATGACAACGCTGACGGTGAGGGAGGTCGTGTACTACTCAGCGCAGCTGCAGCTGCCGGATTCCATGTCGAGgtcggagaagagagagagggccGAGGCCACGATAAGGGAGATGGGCCTGGAAAGAGCCATGGACACCAGAATCGGAGGGTGGTCTTCCAAGGGCATCAGTGGCGGGCAGAAACGGAGGGTGAGCATCTGCATCGAGCTGTTGACGCGGCCTCAGCTGCTGTTCCTCGACGAGCCCACGAGCGGGCTCGACAGCGCCGCGTCCTACCACGTCATGGACCGCATCACCAGGCTGGCTCGTCGGGAAGGGATGACCGTCGTGGCGGCCATTCATCAGCCCAGCAGCGAGGTGTTCGAGCTCTTCCATGGCCTTTGCCTCCTGGCTTATGGCAGGACTGTCTTCTTTGGCCCAGCTTCATTGACTAATGAG TTCTTTGCTTCGAATGGCTTCCCCTGTCCTTCTCTAAGAAATCCTTCCGACCACTATCTCAGGACCATCAACAAAGATTTTGAACAG GATATCGAAGAAGATCTCGAGTCCAAGCCAAGAAGCACGTCTGAAGCAATTGACATCCTCGTAAAGTCCTACAGGTCTTCAGCTACTTGGCAGCAAGTAGCACAGCAAATAGCAGAGATTCGTGACATG GGAGGAGATGTGGTGAAGAAGAGGAACCAAGCAAGCTTCATGACTCAGTCGCTTGTCCTCACAGGAAGATCCTTTGTGAACATGTACAGGGACTTGGGCTACTACTGGTTGAGATTTGCTATCTACATCGCCCTTTGCCTCTGTGTGGGCACAATTTACCATGATGTTGGCCACAGTTTTGGATCAATTCAG GCAAGAGGTTCCATGCTCATGTTCACAGCTGCATTCCTAACTTTCATGGCTATTGGAGGCTTCCCTTCTTTTGTAGAGGATATGAAG ATCTTTGGAAGAGAAAGACTAAATGGACACTATGGTGTGACTGCATTCACAATTGCCAACACCCTCTCTGCCACTCCATACTTGGCTCTCATCTCTGTGATACCAGGGGCCATTGCCTACTACCTGGTTGGCCTTCAGAGGTCGATTGACCACTTCATCTACTTTGCCCTTGTGTTGTTCATGTGCATGATGCTTGTTGAGGGGCTGATGATGATTGTGGCCAGCATCGTCCCAGACTTCCTCATGGGCATCATCACTGGAGCAGGGATCCAAGGAGTGATGATGCTAAATGGAGGCTTCTTTAGGTTGCCCAATGACTTGCCCAAGCCAGTGTGGAGGTACCCAATGTACTACATTGCATTCCACAAGTATGCCAACCAAGGATTCTACAAGAATGAGTTCCTGGGGTTGATCTTTCCCAATAACCAAGCTGGGGGGCCTCCCACCATCACTGGGGATGAGATCTTGAGGGAGACATGGCAAGTTGAGATGGGCTACTCCAAGTGGATCGATCTTGCCATCTTGTTTGGGATGGTCATACTCTACAGGCTCATGTTCCTGGGAATTGTGAAGACTGTGGAGAAGTTGAAGCCCATCTTCAAGTCTCTAATGGCCAGAGTTCCTCAGAAGTCCCTATCATAA